One Calditrichia bacterium DNA window includes the following coding sequences:
- a CDS encoding response regulator encodes MKISLKIRVAVISSIFVCVLLSLMALQSYLSESEKIELTAAEELDYALEYSLRAFNQNVNRMYETSYLLSQLEYLQDLVESKNYISTINFLNEFEKRMGVGNLAILTDDGRALRSIGMSRKWIATDRDSLNRRLVHEKTLTDYNFDGKNGYIRIIRPFISGYKYVHNQHIEIAQKIDVAFAEQLKTGTKNELIISFDGKVITSTLFDSSTVKDLATITSPYSVLTGVDPVTELELGGESWFCKSRSLTDYQGNMVGYLSLLRPKNIYTIRNQELLWQRLWQTGFVSIIFGLVLFAAYSFLVFPVVTLSQRVHQFTTSRIWHPFVLNRQDELGLLSREINTMVEELQQSNEELQQMVESRTADLNLSKEMLEAKIVELNGTVRTLHHTTAELRQSEENLREAKEVAESANRAKSRFLTNMSHELRTPMNAILGFAELLGQRITGNLEVEYLHAISSSGQGLLALINDILDLSKIEAGRMELQQRPVDLVGLIGEVADIYKLKASEKGLGFETFVPKNFPNILLVDDVRLRQVLINLFGNAIKFTEEGEVNFRIDFRETREDISVVRVEFTISDTGIGIPESEQQRIFEAFVQQSGQDNRKYGGTGLGLAITKRLVEMMNGNIEVISEVGKGTTFRVILPEVHIAIMEQINPLRNQEDAELMSLRFYEQTLLLVEDNLLNRRLIKDFLASTELTILEAENGIDGVKMVEQYHPSLVLMDMRMPKMNGYEATRRIKANPDFANTPIIALTANAMRKDRDDAMIAGCDGFLAKPVSNRELRYMLKKFLKSATSDIPEHCDDSVAAPPENVSESIETVNFQQLNNMLDVLKRNLMSSWEDVSETMITGEIERFAIKVQEIGTQCGLTGLVQWGNAVQNYASNFQIDKLYESLPEYPQLIQQIELLISESN; translated from the coding sequence ATGAAAATATCCCTGAAAATACGTGTGGCCGTCATCAGCTCGATTTTCGTTTGTGTGCTGCTGAGTTTGATGGCGCTGCAATCCTATCTTTCAGAGTCAGAAAAAATTGAACTGACAGCAGCTGAGGAATTGGATTATGCGCTGGAGTACAGCCTGCGTGCTTTCAATCAAAACGTAAATCGCATGTATGAAACATCTTATCTGCTGAGCCAACTTGAGTATTTACAAGACCTTGTAGAGTCAAAAAACTATATCTCGACCATCAATTTTTTAAATGAATTCGAAAAGCGGATGGGTGTGGGAAATCTGGCAATCCTCACCGATGACGGGCGTGCACTGCGCTCCATCGGGATGTCGCGTAAGTGGATCGCCACTGATCGCGATTCGCTAAACCGGCGGCTGGTACACGAAAAAACATTGACAGATTATAATTTTGACGGAAAAAACGGCTACATCCGCATTATTCGCCCGTTCATCAGCGGTTATAAATATGTGCATAACCAACACATCGAAATTGCTCAAAAAATAGATGTCGCATTTGCCGAGCAATTGAAAACAGGCACAAAAAATGAGCTGATTATCTCGTTTGATGGAAAAGTTATCACCAGCACATTATTTGATTCCAGCACAGTCAAAGATTTGGCGACGATAACCTCTCCGTATTCCGTTTTAACTGGGGTAGATCCGGTAACGGAATTGGAACTGGGTGGCGAAAGCTGGTTTTGCAAATCCCGTTCGTTAACAGATTATCAGGGAAATATGGTTGGCTACCTCTCCCTGTTGCGCCCGAAAAATATTTACACCATTCGCAATCAGGAATTATTGTGGCAGCGGTTGTGGCAAACCGGATTTGTGAGCATCATCTTTGGTTTGGTGCTGTTTGCCGCGTATAGTTTTCTGGTTTTTCCGGTGGTTACGCTTTCGCAGCGGGTGCACCAGTTTACCACTTCACGAATCTGGCATCCGTTTGTGCTAAACCGGCAGGATGAATTGGGGCTGCTTTCCCGCGAAATAAACACGATGGTGGAAGAACTGCAGCAATCGAACGAAGAGTTGCAGCAAATGGTTGAAAGCCGCACGGCAGACCTCAATTTGTCCAAAGAAATGCTGGAAGCAAAAATTGTGGAGCTGAACGGAACCGTTCGGACACTGCATCACACCACCGCGGAATTGCGTCAAAGTGAAGAAAATTTGCGGGAAGCGAAGGAAGTTGCAGAATCTGCCAATCGTGCCAAAAGCCGTTTCCTGACGAATATGAGCCACGAACTCCGCACACCGATGAACGCAATTTTAGGATTTGCCGAATTGTTGGGACAGCGCATCACCGGCAATCTGGAGGTAGAGTATTTGCATGCCATTTCATCCAGCGGGCAGGGACTGCTGGCGTTGATTAACGATATTCTGGATCTTTCCAAAATAGAAGCCGGCAGGATGGAATTACAGCAACGCCCCGTCGACTTGGTTGGCTTGATCGGGGAAGTCGCTGATATTTATAAACTTAAGGCAAGCGAAAAAGGGTTGGGTTTCGAAACATTCGTCCCCAAAAATTTCCCGAATATTTTATTGGTCGACGATGTCCGGCTGCGCCAGGTGCTGATCAACTTGTTCGGAAACGCCATCAAATTTACCGAAGAAGGCGAGGTTAATTTCCGGATCGATTTTCGGGAAACCCGGGAAGATATCAGCGTTGTTCGCGTCGAATTTACAATTTCGGATACCGGCATCGGTATTCCGGAATCTGAACAGCAGCGTATTTTTGAGGCGTTCGTTCAGCAAAGCGGGCAGGATAACCGCAAATACGGCGGCACCGGTTTGGGTTTGGCAATCACCAAACGGCTGGTGGAAATGATGAATGGCAACATCGAAGTTATCAGCGAAGTTGGCAAAGGCACCACTTTCCGGGTTATTTTGCCGGAAGTGCACATTGCCATAATGGAGCAGATAAACCCGCTGCGCAATCAGGAAGATGCGGAATTGATGTCGCTGCGGTTTTACGAACAAACACTGTTGCTTGTGGAAGATAACCTGTTGAATCGCAGGCTGATAAAGGATTTTCTGGCATCGACAGAGCTGACAATTCTGGAGGCGGAAAACGGCATCGACGGAGTGAAAATGGTTGAGCAGTATCACCCGTCGCTGGTGTTGATGGATATGCGAATGCCCAAAATGAACGGTTACGAAGCCACCCGGCGCATTAAAGCCAACCCGGATTTTGCGAACACGCCGATAATTGCCCTCACCGCAAATGCGATGAGAAAAGATCGCGACGATGCGATGATCGCTGGCTGCGATGGCTTTTTGGCTAAACCCGTCAGCAATCGCGAACTGCGCTACATGCTCAAAAAATTTCTGAAATCTGCAACTTCCGATATCCCGGAACACTGCGATGATAGCGTTGCTGCGCCGCCCGAAAATGTATCAGAATCAATTGAAACCGTTAATTTTCAGCAGTTGAATAATATGCTGGACGTGTTGAAACGCAACCTGATGAGCAGTTGGGAAGACGTTTCCGAAACGATGATTACCGGGGAAATTGAAAGGTTTGCCATTAAGGTGCAGGAAATTGGAACACAGTGCGGATTGACCGGATTGGTGCAGTGGGGAAATGCAGTTCAGAATTATGCCAGCAATTTTCAGATCGATAAACTTTACGAATCGCTGCCGGAATACCCGCAATTGATTCAGCAAATTGAACTGCTGATCAGCGAATCAAATTAA
- a CDS encoding GAF domain-containing protein, with the protein MLKNPIEQNPSGVDRTMQRYRMLYELFHSITSTLEPQTALNLIIDAAVKITGATYGSLILIDWENKLLNIEVSRGFMKSISNMKLAVGEGITGWVAEHGEPILVPDVSRDDRYVTILDAIRCELAVPMKLKGKTIGVLNVDSTRPNAFTDEDLDLLTLLSKQSVQVIENGRVHTKAQRKVDELSSLININKAILSTLDSEEILRQVVQRAAILMDAALCSIMLISEDGEELVLKAHHGGSAEYAARPPMLLAESPFEQVIYTRGTLKIEDIGSHAGQGFANIAQNEHLKSLLSVPLIGRDRVIGVLNTYKSQRHRFTDDQTMLMKTFADLSAIAIDNAQLYETMFTLEEQARHTERLTSVGELAVSIAHEIRNPLTIIKMLFESGENLNDRDREVISEELHRMNKIITNLLDFTRSKENARERCRVRKILRNALILLERDFEKKQISVTADLAEGLPKILADPVQVQQVFLNLLLNASEAMINGGKIHIQTQLVNNFVEIVICDNGPGLPQSVRRNLFTPFTTTKPKGLGLGLSIVKRIIDSHGGEIRLISEVGYGTEFTIRLPV; encoded by the coding sequence ATGTTAAAAAATCCAATCGAGCAAAACCCATCCGGTGTTGATCGCACCATGCAGCGATACCGGATGCTCTATGAATTGTTCCATTCCATCACCTCTACTTTGGAGCCGCAAACGGCGCTTAACCTGATCATCGATGCGGCTGTAAAAATTACCGGCGCAACGTATGGCTCGCTCATTTTGATCGATTGGGAGAACAAGCTACTGAATATCGAGGTTTCGCGCGGATTTATGAAATCCATTTCCAACATGAAACTGGCGGTGGGCGAGGGAATAACCGGCTGGGTCGCCGAACACGGCGAGCCGATTTTGGTGCCGGATGTCAGCCGCGATGATCGTTACGTCACTATTCTGGATGCAATTCGCTGTGAACTTGCGGTGCCGATGAAGCTGAAAGGCAAAACCATCGGCGTGCTGAATGTGGACAGCACCCGCCCCAACGCATTTACCGATGAAGATCTCGATTTGCTGACGCTGCTCTCCAAACAATCCGTGCAGGTGATCGAAAACGGGCGGGTTCACACCAAAGCGCAGCGTAAAGTGGACGAGCTGTCATCGTTAATCAATATTAACAAAGCCATTTTGAGTACACTGGACAGCGAGGAAATTTTGCGGCAAGTGGTGCAACGTGCTGCAATACTGATGGATGCGGCACTCTGTTCCATCATGCTCATTTCCGAAGATGGCGAAGAACTGGTGCTGAAAGCGCATCACGGCGGTAGCGCAGAATACGCCGCCCGCCCGCCGATGCTGTTGGCAGAAAGTCCGTTCGAGCAGGTGATTTATACCCGCGGCACCCTGAAAATTGAGGATATCGGCAGCCACGCCGGGCAGGGATTTGCGAATATCGCCCAAAATGAGCACCTTAAATCGCTGCTTTCCGTGCCGTTGATCGGGCGCGACCGGGTGATTGGCGTGCTCAATACATACAAATCCCAACGCCACCGCTTCACGGATGATCAAACGATGCTGATGAAAACATTTGCAGATTTGAGCGCCATCGCCATCGACAACGCGCAATTGTACGAAACGATGTTCACGCTGGAAGAACAGGCGCGCCACACGGAGCGATTGACCTCCGTTGGTGAGCTGGCGGTGAGCATCGCGCACGAAATCCGCAACCCGCTCACGATCATCAAAATGCTGTTCGAATCCGGCGAAAACCTGAACGACCGCGACCGCGAAGTCATCAGCGAAGAGTTGCACCGGATGAACAAAATCATCACCAATTTATTGGATTTTACGCGATCGAAAGAGAATGCCCGCGAACGCTGTCGCGTGCGAAAAATTTTGCGTAACGCATTGATTTTATTGGAGCGGGATTTCGAGAAAAAACAGATTTCCGTCACCGCAGATCTGGCGGAAGGATTGCCAAAAATTCTCGCCGATCCGGTGCAGGTGCAGCAGGTTTTCCTCAATTTGTTGCTCAACGCCAGCGAAGCGATGATCAACGGCGGTAAAATTCATATTCAAACGCAACTGGTCAATAATTTTGTTGAAATTGTCATTTGCGATAACGGTCCGGGGCTGCCGCAATCGGTGCGCCGCAACCTGTTTACGCCCTTCACCACCACCAAACCGAAGGGGCTGGGGCTGGGGCTTTCCATCGTGAAACGCATCATCGATTCGCACGGTGGGGAAATCCGGCTGATCAGCGAGGTTGGCTACGGTACGGAATTCACCATTCGCCTGCCGGTGTGA
- a CDS encoding hydroxymethylglutaryl-CoA synthase: MKKVMKPSRQVGIVGYGAYVPQYRLAASEISELWRGGQDADVLPVKQKSVPGPDEDTATMAIEAGRNALDRAQIDPQLIRAVWVGSESHPYAVKPTGTIVSQALGIAPYNTAGDFEFACKAGTEAMQAAIGLVGSEMADYALAIAMDTAQGRPGDALEYTAAAGGAAFLMGDGKESLAVLEGSFSYATDTPDFFRRSYQKYPEHGNRFTGEPAYFHHITSAATMLMLDLNLKPEDFAAAVFHQPNAKFPQRAAKILGFSKEQIRDGLLSPQIGNTYAGASPLGFAAALDNANPGDRILLVSFGSGAGSDAFSFVVTENITDAKTRAPLTEAYLQRKSAVNYATYTRWRNKIRKH, from the coding sequence TTGAAAAAAGTTATGAAACCATCCCGTCAGGTTGGGATTGTCGGATACGGCGCTTACGTGCCGCAATACCGGCTGGCGGCATCAGAAATATCGGAATTGTGGCGCGGCGGACAGGATGCTGATGTGCTTCCCGTAAAACAAAAAAGCGTTCCGGGACCGGATGAAGACACCGCAACAATGGCCATCGAAGCCGGACGGAACGCGCTGGATCGCGCGCAGATCGATCCGCAACTGATTCGCGCGGTGTGGGTCGGTTCGGAATCGCACCCGTACGCGGTGAAACCGACGGGCACAATTGTATCGCAGGCGTTGGGCATCGCGCCGTACAACACCGCCGGCGATTTCGAATTTGCCTGCAAAGCGGGCACCGAAGCCATGCAGGCCGCCATCGGTTTGGTGGGCAGCGAAATGGCGGATTACGCGCTGGCGATTGCGATGGATACCGCACAGGGTCGTCCGGGCGATGCGCTGGAATACACCGCAGCCGCCGGCGGCGCTGCATTTTTGATGGGCGACGGAAAAGAATCACTGGCCGTTCTGGAAGGTTCGTTCAGCTATGCAACCGACACACCGGATTTTTTCCGGCGATCGTATCAAAAATATCCCGAACACGGGAACCGGTTTACCGGTGAGCCGGCGTATTTTCACCACATCACCAGCGCTGCAACCATGCTGATGCTCGATCTGAACCTGAAACCGGAAGATTTTGCCGCAGCGGTGTTTCATCAGCCGAACGCAAAATTTCCGCAGCGTGCCGCAAAAATTCTGGGCTTCAGCAAAGAGCAAATTCGTGACGGACTGTTGTCGCCGCAAATCGGGAATACTTATGCGGGTGCATCGCCGCTCGGGTTTGCCGCCGCGCTGGACAACGCCAATCCCGGCGACCGCATTTTGCTGGTCAGTTTCGGCTCCGGCGCCGGCAGTGATGCATTCAGCTTTGTGGTCACCGAAAATATCACCGACGCCAAAACGCGCGCACCGCTAACAGAGGCATATCTGCAACGAAAAAGCGCCGTGAATTACGCCACGTACACCCGTTGGCGCAATAAAATCCGCAAACATTAG
- a CDS encoding response regulator — protein MQSNNLSQPERKKNSLILIVDDIPKNIQLLGNILSNHGYNIAVATNGKQALTIIEKKLPDLVLLDVMMPEIDGFEVCQRIKDNPASREIPVIFLTAKHEVEDKIRGFEVGGSDYVTKPFETAEVIARVRTHLQLKNALDTIHQYNQQLERIVDERTEALIRAERHAAFSMLIQGIVHNLRNPLNAISGSIQLIEMERNRVNKLQIPDPENDEWKKAQKSFASIWHYTEMAETGTGKLIQMINSLMAKSRADKSDNIELVDLNQLLQREIDFLLADQHFRNHTKRVLEFCEGELMVEVVSSEISQVLQNLIRNAIDAMFEQPDATITIRTGNNAEEVWFMVQDNGPGIPEEVQAKIFDPFFTTKPKADSDSKGPKGTGLGLHMCSEMIRAYNGRIDLESKPGMGAAFRVVLPKNRPEKHEVEADNSQIALI, from the coding sequence ATGCAAAGCAACAACCTTAGCCAGCCGGAGCGGAAAAAGAATTCACTGATTTTGATTGTGGATGATATTCCCAAAAATATTCAGTTGCTGGGGAATATTTTGTCCAACCACGGGTATAACATTGCCGTTGCCACAAATGGCAAACAGGCTTTGACAATCATCGAAAAAAAACTGCCCGATCTGGTTTTGCTGGACGTAATGATGCCGGAAATCGATGGGTTTGAGGTGTGCCAGCGCATCAAGGATAACCCGGCATCGCGGGAAATACCGGTCATTTTTTTAACCGCGAAACACGAAGTGGAAGACAAAATTCGCGGCTTCGAAGTCGGCGGATCGGATTACGTGACCAAACCGTTTGAAACAGCAGAAGTTATTGCCCGGGTGCGCACCCATTTGCAGCTCAAAAATGCGCTGGATACCATTCACCAATACAATCAGCAGTTGGAACGCATTGTGGATGAACGCACCGAAGCACTCATTCGTGCGGAGCGCCATGCTGCTTTCAGCATGTTGATTCAGGGGATAGTTCACAACCTGCGCAACCCGCTGAACGCTATTTCCGGTTCAATTCAATTAATTGAAATGGAACGCAATCGTGTCAATAAATTGCAGATTCCCGATCCTGAAAATGATGAGTGGAAAAAAGCCCAAAAATCTTTTGCATCCATTTGGCATTATACGGAAATGGCAGAAACCGGCACCGGCAAATTGATACAAATGATTAATTCGCTGATGGCAAAAAGCCGTGCGGACAAAAGTGATAACATTGAATTGGTCGACCTGAATCAATTACTCCAACGCGAAATAGACTTTTTATTGGCGGATCAGCATTTTCGCAATCACACCAAACGGGTTTTGGAGTTCTGTGAAGGCGAACTGATGGTTGAAGTGGTGTCCTCAGAAATTTCACAAGTATTGCAAAACCTGATTCGCAATGCCATTGATGCCATGTTTGAACAACCGGATGCAACCATCACCATCCGCACCGGTAACAATGCCGAAGAAGTGTGGTTTATGGTGCAAGATAATGGTCCGGGCATTCCGGAGGAAGTTCAGGCGAAAATTTTCGACCCGTTTTTTACAACCAAACCCAAAGCGGATTCCGATTCCAAAGGTCCCAAAGGAACAGGTTTGGGGCTGCACATGTGTTCCGAAATGATCCGGGCATATAACGGGCGTATCGATCTGGAAAGCAAGCCGGGAATGGGTGCGGCTTTTCGAGTGGTACTGCCAAAAAACAGACCGGAAAAACACGAAGTTGAAGCCGATAATTCGCAAATTGCGCTTATTTGA
- a CDS encoding thiolase domain-containing protein (Catalyzes the synthesis of acetoacetyl coenzyme A from two molecules of acetyl coenzyme A. It can also act as a thiolase, catalyzing the reverse reaction and generating two-carbon units from the four-carbon product of fatty acid oxidation): MRKVYIKGIGQTPVREHWDAGLRDLAAQAVLAAMDDAGRSDVDALYAGNMLSGPLSGQEHLGVLIAEHAGLPGIEAVKVEAACGSAAAAFRQGVLAVASGMVESVVCVGVEKLTEMSGYATTQGLASAADADYETAMGMNFVAINALLMQRYMYEFGYRKQDFAAFGISAHENATHNPNAMFRSPITAAQYERAKMIVDPINLLDSSPIADGAAAVVLTADPDNAIEIAACEIGTDSIAIDNRENPLWLQGVERSVVKAIRSAGVSQRDIDLFELHDAFSIMAALSLEASGFAERGQAVKLANDGAFRRNSNLPTCTMGGLKGRGHPVGATGLYQIVEAAMQLRRQAPDALQIPDARIAMAQNIGGSGATVITTILKNLA, from the coding sequence ATGCGAAAAGTTTATATCAAAGGAATCGGTCAAACGCCCGTCCGGGAACATTGGGACGCCGGATTGCGCGATTTGGCTGCACAGGCTGTTTTAGCCGCAATGGACGACGCCGGTCGCAGCGATGTGGACGCGCTTTACGCAGGCAACATGCTCAGCGGACCGCTTTCCGGGCAGGAGCACCTCGGCGTTTTGATTGCCGAGCACGCCGGTTTGCCGGGCATCGAAGCGGTCAAAGTGGAGGCTGCCTGTGGTTCAGCTGCGGCAGCATTTCGGCAGGGCGTTTTGGCGGTTGCCAGCGGAATGGTTGAATCCGTCGTGTGTGTCGGCGTGGAAAAACTCACGGAAATGAGCGGTTACGCGACCACGCAAGGTTTGGCCAGCGCCGCAGACGCCGATTACGAAACTGCGATGGGAATGAATTTTGTGGCCATCAACGCGCTGCTGATGCAACGATACATGTATGAATTCGGTTACCGCAAACAGGATTTTGCGGCGTTCGGCATATCCGCGCACGAAAACGCCACCCACAATCCCAACGCGATGTTTCGCTCACCGATTACCGCAGCGCAATACGAACGCGCCAAAATGATTGTCGATCCGATCAACCTGCTCGATTCCAGTCCGATCGCCGACGGCGCAGCCGCTGTTGTGCTCACCGCCGATCCGGACAACGCCATCGAAATTGCGGCCTGCGAAATTGGCACGGACAGCATCGCAATTGACAACCGGGAAAACCCGCTCTGGCTGCAGGGCGTGGAACGCAGCGTGGTGAAGGCGATTCGCAGTGCCGGCGTTTCGCAGCGCGATATCGATTTGTTCGAACTGCACGACGCGTTCAGCATCATGGCGGCGCTTTCGCTGGAAGCCAGTGGCTTTGCAGAGCGCGGACAGGCTGTAAAACTGGCGAATGACGGCGCATTCCGGCGCAATAGCAATTTGCCCACCTGCACGATGGGCGGGTTGAAAGGTCGCGGTCATCCGGTTGGGGCAACCGGTTTGTATCAAATTGTGGAAGCGGCAATGCAGCTTCGCCGGCAGGCGCCGGATGCGTTGCAAATTCCCGATGCCCGCATCGCTATGGCGCAAAATATCGGCGGCAGCGGCGCTACGGTTATCACTACTATTTTGAAAAATTTAGCCTGA
- a CDS encoding Zn-ribbon domain-containing OB-fold protein yields the protein MDIPRAWRLQQQRYRLTGSKCSNCGDLNFPPKPVCPKCRSRAAEAFRFSGKGTIYSFATVYQSTEAFAPYVPYVVALIDLAEGPRITAQLTDIEPGQVQIGMPVEMVIRKISEEGERGVIVYGYKFRPPLRQ from the coding sequence ATGGACATTCCACGCGCATGGCGATTGCAACAGCAGCGCTACCGGCTTACCGGCAGCAAATGCAGCAACTGCGGCGATCTCAATTTTCCGCCAAAACCGGTCTGCCCGAAGTGCCGCAGCCGGGCAGCAGAAGCCTTTCGCTTTTCCGGTAAAGGGACAATTTACAGCTTCGCAACGGTGTATCAATCTACCGAAGCGTTTGCGCCATATGTGCCGTATGTTGTGGCATTGATTGATTTGGCAGAGGGACCGCGCATCACCGCGCAGCTAACGGATATCGAGCCGGGACAGGTGCAAATCGGGATGCCAGTGGAAATGGTGATCCGCAAAATCAGCGAGGAAGGCGAGCGCGGCGTGATCGTTTACGGCTACAAATTCCGTCCACCGCTCCGCCAATAG
- a CDS encoding extracellular solute-binding protein produces MKLSQFTFACNTGRKALMFLLILTVFSKIHAQQENIVLRFWVDFADNAEVLFIHNQIKTYEQQHPGVNIQLEVFKDFQTFFLDRYQSTLENELPDIIRGVSDGISLFADNNMIQPLDTKISPDFLSDFHQVFLKSARYNGKLYGIPTSYELLGVYVNAELQPEPLKDMNDLFALAKRLSKEDLLALATNIAEPYRFIPWYQGFGGRFFDANLDPVIDKKAFADACRFLLVLLDQKKVTSRAISNETGLVLFADGLAAAMISGPWDLDRVINEEVPFFVQAFPALADGRQPCPYIGMKMLMLSNTSRHPEAATDFIRFLSRKEAQLQAFDAIYSLPTRADITQISSEKGFKFISGFLVQAQNAVPMPNHPAMAQIWQTLADVLPQVFNHSMQPEEGAELLSAKIDQLR; encoded by the coding sequence ATGAAACTTTCGCAATTCACATTTGCCTGTAATACCGGTAGAAAAGCGCTGATGTTTTTACTGATACTCACCGTTTTTTCGAAAATACACGCCCAGCAGGAAAACATAGTGCTGCGCTTTTGGGTCGATTTTGCAGATAATGCAGAAGTATTGTTTATCCACAACCAGATAAAAACATACGAACAGCAACATCCGGGTGTGAATATTCAACTGGAAGTATTCAAAGATTTCCAGACTTTTTTTCTGGATCGCTACCAAAGTACATTGGAAAACGAACTGCCGGATATTATTCGCGGTGTTAGCGATGGCATTTCCCTGTTTGCAGATAACAATATGATTCAGCCGTTGGATACCAAAATATCGCCAGATTTTTTGTCTGATTTTCACCAGGTTTTTTTGAAAAGCGCCAGATATAACGGCAAACTTTACGGCATCCCCACATCTTACGAATTGTTGGGCGTTTATGTAAACGCCGAGTTGCAGCCGGAACCGTTAAAAGATATGAATGATCTGTTCGCGCTTGCCAAACGGCTTTCGAAAGAGGATTTGCTGGCGCTGGCAACCAACATTGCCGAGCCATATCGTTTTATTCCGTGGTATCAGGGATTTGGCGGACGGTTTTTTGATGCGAATTTAGACCCGGTTATCGATAAAAAAGCATTTGCCGATGCCTGCCGTTTTCTGCTGGTTTTGCTCGATCAGAAAAAAGTGACATCACGCGCCATCAGCAACGAAACCGGGTTGGTGCTGTTTGCAGACGGGTTGGCAGCCGCAATGATTTCCGGCCCATGGGATCTGGACAGGGTTATTAACGAAGAGGTGCCGTTTTTCGTTCAGGCATTTCCGGCGTTAGCGGACGGGCGGCAACCCTGCCCGTATATCGGCATGAAAATGCTGATGCTGTCGAACACATCCCGTCATCCGGAAGCTGCAACAGATTTTATCCGTTTCCTCTCCAGAAAAGAAGCCCAGTTGCAGGCGTTCGATGCAATTTACTCCCTGCCGACCCGGGCGGATATCACCCAAATTTCCTCCGAAAAAGGGTTCAAGTTTATTTCGGGATTTTTAGTGCAGGCACAAAACGCTGTGCCGATGCCAAACCACCCGGCGATGGCGCAAATCTGGCAAACGCTTGCGGATGTGTTGCCGCAGGTGTTCAACCACAGCATGCAACCCGAAGAAGGCGCGGAATTGCTGTCGGCTAAAATTGATCAATTGAGATGA